A window of the Kosakonia sp. BYX6 genome harbors these coding sequences:
- a CDS encoding class I SAM-dependent methyltransferase family protein, whose amino-acid sequence MPQTGQLQHFVSHDNHQMIYRYFPARAPRGACGTPAIILFYRESDFSDKPSALMTTLGLEDYAFFALDFAGSDIMVESAEGASAISHEGYYFQQFIDHITAQYAIQVQDIAVISHGERAVVIAAWMTDYAPDIRSAIFYSPQFVLRKREAFSLKLKGMLKGRFRAYPAVRDLLYSSQRIFRSAFAWSAPTQFVVTKADREAGLGVLLNFYANLGSRTKELLLMPDAGYGCPEQDWGSMRDGQIKQFLVTHFAQMNIAPSLFNSHLRGATQDEYEKLRLPEKNVFKRMYWALNAFALRHVGKLSSGIRLGLETGFDSGASLEYIYENQPTGKNALGRVLDRYYLKNIGWHCTRMREKHVEELLSLAATRLAEQHQAVRLLDVAAGHGRYVLNAIEKIAQPIAHILMRDFELANVQQGNHLLAQKGLTDIALFEQGDAFSTDDLVTLPTDRTLAVVSGFYELFSDNNLVLTSLNGIADAMEEGGYLVYTTKLWNPKLALMARVLPSHKKGEFWLLRRRTQREIDQLVTHAGFAKITQRVDPWGMFSVTLAKKVRQ is encoded by the coding sequence ATGCCGCAAACAGGACAGTTGCAACATTTTGTCAGCCATGACAATCACCAGATGATTTACCGCTATTTCCCCGCTCGCGCGCCGCGCGGTGCCTGCGGAACACCTGCCATCATTTTGTTTTATCGCGAAAGCGACTTTAGTGATAAACCGTCAGCATTAATGACAACGCTGGGTTTGGAAGATTACGCGTTCTTTGCCCTCGATTTTGCTGGCAGCGACATCATGGTTGAATCTGCCGAGGGAGCATCGGCTATCTCCCATGAGGGATATTATTTTCAGCAATTTATCGATCACATCACAGCGCAATATGCGATCCAAGTGCAGGACATTGCTGTTATTTCTCATGGCGAGCGCGCCGTGGTCATTGCGGCCTGGATGACGGATTACGCCCCGGATATCCGTTCGGCCATTTTCTATTCCCCGCAATTTGTCTTACGAAAACGCGAGGCTTTTTCGCTCAAGCTGAAGGGCATGCTCAAAGGACGGTTTCGTGCTTACCCTGCCGTTCGCGATCTTCTCTACTCCAGCCAACGTATTTTCAGAAGTGCTTTTGCGTGGTCCGCACCGACGCAGTTTGTTGTTACGAAAGCCGATCGTGAGGCGGGATTGGGTGTGCTACTGAACTTTTATGCCAATCTGGGAAGCCGCACGAAAGAACTTCTGCTGATGCCAGATGCCGGGTACGGCTGTCCGGAACAGGATTGGGGCTCAATGAGGGACGGCCAGATCAAGCAGTTCCTGGTGACACACTTCGCACAAATGAATATTGCCCCTTCGTTGTTCAACTCACATTTGCGGGGAGCTACGCAAGATGAGTATGAGAAGCTGCGTTTACCTGAAAAAAATGTTTTCAAGCGCATGTATTGGGCGCTTAATGCGTTCGCGCTACGGCATGTTGGAAAGCTCTCTTCAGGCATCAGGCTGGGTCTGGAAACCGGCTTCGATTCTGGTGCTTCGCTGGAATATATTTATGAGAATCAACCCACCGGGAAAAATGCATTGGGAAGAGTTCTCGACCGCTATTACCTGAAGAACATTGGCTGGCACTGTACAAGGATGCGGGAAAAGCACGTCGAAGAACTCCTTTCTCTGGCCGCCACCCGGCTTGCTGAGCAGCATCAGGCAGTGCGGCTGTTGGATGTTGCGGCAGGTCATGGCAGGTATGTTCTTAATGCTATTGAGAAAATTGCTCAGCCGATCGCCCATATCCTGATGCGGGATTTTGAACTGGCCAATGTTCAGCAAGGGAATCATTTACTGGCGCAAAAGGGGTTAACCGATATTGCATTGTTTGAGCAGGGCGATGCGTTTTCGACTGACGATCTGGTCACGCTGCCAACAGATCGTACGCTGGCTGTCGTCTCAGGTTTTTATGAATTATTCAGTGATAACAATCTGGTGCTGACGTCGCTAAACGGTATTGCCGACGCGATGGAGGAGGGGGGTTACCTTGTCTATACGACGAAGCTCTGGAACCCGAAACTGGCGTTGATGGCGCGTGTGCTTCCCAGCCATAAAAAAGGTGAGTTTTGGCTGCTGCGTCGACGAACTCAGCGTGAGATTGATCAGCTCGTCACCCATGCGGGTTTTGCCAAAATCACGCAGCGCGTCGATCCCTGGGGCATGTTTAGCGTGACGCTGGCGAAAAAAGTCAGGCAGTAA
- a CDS encoding beta-ketoacyl-[acyl-carrier-protein] synthase family protein, which translates to MNTSAQQSHRVVITGYGAICSLGENSEKIWQSVRDKKLGYEIWDEPGKGVSAKIFGKVNFPLNLSKFSRKILKNAPRFAEFGLIAADEALTMAFGNDQDIFSHYDPRDCGVIFGTGWAGFDCSTVNYYAYSDPDLLSASAHSCFHSMPSIGTSLISVNWKLKGYQNSPIAACATGNIAIGDAYEVIKSGKARMMIAGGGESLMQPFTIWSVDILGALSKEQQDVVKACCPFSLDRSGFILSEGGATVCLERLEDALARNATIYGEVIGYANHSDAYANLTAPAPDLVGRVTTIQKAMEYAQVGIDDIDYINAHGTSTPMNDYNETLVLKEVFGKKAYDIPVSSTKSYTGHLIAAAGGIETIFCLKSIADHMVPATINLNNPDPKCDLNYVPNNHMYGQNLNHIVNVNYGFGGANSCLVIKRFK; encoded by the coding sequence TGAAATTTGGGATGAGCCCGGAAAAGGGGTTTCCGCCAAAATATTCGGTAAAGTTAACTTTCCTCTCAATCTTTCCAAATTCTCCAGAAAAATTCTTAAGAATGCGCCACGATTCGCAGAGTTCGGCTTGATAGCCGCCGACGAAGCCCTCACGATGGCGTTTGGCAACGATCAAGATATCTTCTCTCATTATGATCCTCGCGACTGCGGCGTTATCTTTGGCACCGGCTGGGCGGGTTTCGATTGCTCAACGGTGAATTATTACGCTTACTCAGACCCCGATTTGCTGTCAGCATCTGCACACAGCTGCTTTCACTCTATGCCAAGCATCGGCACGTCATTGATCTCCGTTAACTGGAAATTGAAGGGGTACCAAAATAGCCCTATTGCCGCCTGCGCAACGGGAAATATCGCGATTGGTGATGCATATGAAGTCATCAAAAGCGGGAAAGCGCGAATGATGATTGCAGGCGGTGGCGAAAGCCTGATGCAGCCATTCACTATTTGGTCGGTTGATATTTTGGGCGCGCTGTCGAAGGAGCAACAGGATGTGGTAAAAGCATGCTGTCCATTCAGCCTCGACCGAAGTGGGTTCATTCTGTCCGAAGGTGGCGCAACGGTTTGCCTGGAAAGGCTGGAAGACGCGCTGGCGCGCAATGCGACTATTTACGGCGAAGTGATTGGCTATGCGAATCACAGCGACGCATACGCGAACCTTACCGCGCCGGCACCTGACCTGGTCGGCAGGGTGACGACAATTCAAAAAGCCATGGAGTATGCACAGGTTGGCATTGATGATATCGACTATATCAATGCCCACGGCACCTCAACGCCGATGAATGATTACAATGAAACGTTGGTATTGAAAGAGGTGTTTGGCAAGAAGGCCTATGATATTCCGGTCTCGAGTACAAAATCCTATACCGGCCACCTGATTGCGGCGGCGGGCGGGATAGAAACTATCTTTTGTTTGAAAAGTATTGCTGACCATATGGTTCCGGCAACGATTAACCTGAATAATCCTGACCCAAAATGCGATCTGAATTATGTGCCTAATAACCATATGTACGGACAGAACTTGAATCACATTGTTAATGTCAATTATGGTTTCGGTGGCGCGAATAGCTGTCTGGTTATTAAGAGGTTTAAATAA
- the fabG gene encoding 3-oxoacyl-ACP reductase FabG, whose translation MVDKKWVLVTAGSRGIGSAIVKELVKQNYKVIFTYKSNVELARDLMHSLNVNGEVCWCYPCDVSDVNSVKKLCETIRENHSIPYAVINNAGITKDALSFAMSIDDWLDVINTNLNSLFYLNHYLLNDMMMQRDGCIININSIAGLRGNVGQTNYAAAKSAQYGFTKSLAREAGNFNIRVNCIAPGLIKTDMLSSVPEKALSQLTKQTPLRKIGEPEDIALMVAFLLGKGGRHITGQTIVIDGGLSI comes from the coding sequence ATGGTTGATAAGAAATGGGTGTTAGTCACGGCGGGTAGTCGTGGCATTGGGTCTGCTATCGTTAAAGAATTGGTGAAGCAGAATTACAAAGTGATCTTTACCTACAAAAGTAATGTCGAGCTTGCCCGTGATTTAATGCATTCACTTAATGTGAATGGCGAAGTTTGCTGGTGTTATCCCTGTGATGTTTCCGATGTTAATTCCGTCAAGAAGTTGTGCGAAACAATACGGGAAAACCATAGCATTCCTTACGCCGTTATTAATAATGCTGGTATCACGAAGGATGCGCTGAGTTTTGCGATGAGCATTGATGACTGGCTCGATGTTATTAATACCAATCTCAATTCGCTCTTTTATCTGAACCATTATTTACTCAACGATATGATGATGCAGAGAGACGGTTGCATCATCAACATTAATTCAATCGCCGGATTGCGCGGCAATGTCGGGCAGACTAACTACGCAGCCGCAAAATCCGCGCAATATGGCTTCACCAAAAGTCTCGCGCGGGAAGCGGGAAATTTTAATATCCGCGTGAACTGCATTGCGCCGGGCCTGATTAAGACCGATATGCTCTCTTCGGTGCCGGAGAAAGCATTGTCACAGCTAACCAAACAGACTCCGCTCAGAAAGATCGGCGAACCTGAGGACATTGCGCTGATGGTTGCTTTCTTATTGGGTAAAGGTGGGCGTCATATTACCGGGCAGACCATTGTTATTGATGGTGGTTTGTCTATCTGA
- a CDS encoding MaoC/PaaZ C-terminal domain-containing protein — protein MIRRYSARDIEKWADYSGDRNKVHFDKAFAIKNGLKDIIVQGMLTLLDAKVMITPWLKTHSSLDFYIKNPVSMNTDVQFTLKEGENKQTLTIAESQNPEAVCVTATLLAQKPPNLPKSATRIPISDEFIQMHLESLKSHYPHISHNWLLMDTLLFSICFNQRKDDYFHQQALKISKHHRYDNITTYHVAQKLFISEQLIVGGDINFSEISFFIEDKDIYIDNDSAYNIFNIHAVQQGTIIFQSSIGCMTKASRRELEI, from the coding sequence ATGATCAGACGCTACTCCGCGCGCGATATTGAGAAGTGGGCTGATTACTCTGGCGATCGTAATAAAGTGCATTTCGATAAAGCGTTCGCCATCAAGAATGGGCTTAAAGACATTATTGTTCAGGGAATGCTGACCTTACTTGACGCCAAAGTCATGATAACCCCCTGGCTGAAAACGCATTCCAGCCTCGATTTTTATATTAAAAACCCTGTTTCCATGAATACCGATGTGCAATTCACTCTTAAAGAAGGAGAGAATAAACAAACACTAACCATCGCAGAATCACAAAATCCTGAGGCAGTGTGCGTGACGGCAACACTCTTAGCGCAAAAACCTCCTAACCTGCCAAAGAGTGCAACCCGGATTCCGATATCAGATGAGTTTATCCAAATGCATCTTGAATCGTTAAAAAGTCACTATCCGCATATTTCACATAATTGGCTATTAATGGATACCCTGCTGTTCTCCATTTGTTTTAATCAGCGAAAAGATGATTATTTTCATCAGCAGGCACTGAAAATATCGAAGCATCATCGTTACGATAACATTACGACTTATCATGTCGCGCAAAAATTATTTATTTCGGAGCAGCTAATTGTCGGTGGTGATATAAATTTTTCGGAAATTAGCTTTTTTATTGAAGATAAAGATATCTATATTGATAATGACTCGGCTTATAACATCTTTAATATTCATGCCGTACAACAGGGTACGATTATTTTTCAGTCTTCCATTGGTTGTATGACCAAAGCGTCCAGGCGTGAATTGGAAATATAA